Within Mytilus edulis chromosome 10, xbMytEdul2.2, whole genome shotgun sequence, the genomic segment AAATGTTTTACTAGCGGCCATTACGGCATCATGTGACATGGTACTGAATGTTCTTGATGTGTCATCTATGATAGTGATAATCGTTTTCTGAAATAAAAGATAGTTTAGAGTTACTgtcaaataatttgataaacaagTGTTATATTgtcttttgatatatatttacactcctatatatatatatatatatatatatatatatattatatatatatatatatatatataagaatatttttaaatttgcaaactacatttcacatcaaataataacagttcgttgaaatattgtcactagcgtttcatgccttctggcaatcttcaggcgacgttttaagtgcctgtaccaagtcaggaaaattacagttgttatacattcctTTAATGTGTCTGAGCTTTAGattatgccatttgatttgggacttatCTCTGAATTTTTTTCGGAGttcttttgtgattttaatttttgtataatattgaattttattcTAACTTGAAATAACTTAAACATTTAGACGTTTGGTTTTCCTTAGTTCCAATGGTTATTTGCTTCTCAAACCCTAAGAAGTTTTTTTTTCGGATGACCTACCTCAAGTTCATGAAGTCCATGTGGTGTGTGTACTTCTGTAGATTCTTGCCCATTCATTGTGTAAATGAAACATTTATGACGTTGAGATGCAAGCATCAAgtgctgaaaaaaaaagatatttataaattgtaagaAAAGTGTTTTGTGTCCTTAACATTTTATTGAATTAAAATGAAaggtttttttcatttgaattactTGTCTTGATCAATGTATTGTGCTACAGATACCTTTTAAATGAACGAATATAAAAAATACTAACATTTGCGTTTAACAAGAAATGATGCATGTTTAAAGTAGCAAAATCATAAagggaatatacatgtatgtacaaacaaTTAATGCAAAAGGAATGTATGACAAATAAACGGTTCCCATTTGTATgcaataattctctctagatgtttcaaaatatttaacattgacactattttctttcaaaaacgagggaaaaaaaccaagaattttataagattttcaaggATGACATTCTAAACTATATGAAAAGATATAACCTTTATCAAATATGCTTTGATATTAGATTTTGGAATTTTCCATTAACACCACTTTCAAATTATATGCGTTATTTTCCCCTTGTGTTTCCTTTTGTATCCCGAACACCGCATCAGGATCTTACATCAGCAAAACGTCACTTCTAAATAATATCATATCGAAATCTATTTAACAAATTAATTGCATTTTCCATGGGGGTACCTACCATATTTGGATCATATCTAAATGCAAACGATTCCTTTACGGGATGCTCCACTGTTGGGTGAGTACGATGCGCATACTCGTGACAATATACTGCTTGACATATTTTATCAACTGAGCTATTGATACAGACTTTATATTGTCCTAAAGACCATGAATTAGGataattttttatattgatcCCCTTTTCCCGTTGGATGAATGTGTCATTTGTGCATGCCCAACATCTTTTTTCACACCCTTCACTTGTAACGTGAATCTctcaatttgttttcttcacgttaatatgaacatttatttatatcaCGACTGGTTTAATCTTGTCTTCAGTTCATACCTAAATCTAGAAGTTTATCTAGTTATATCGAGGTTAATAATACTTTCCTTATGACAGAATATGTTACATCTCTCCTGTAAAACAGTAACCTTGCCTCGGCCAAATATGTTTCTATTTTGTTAGGTCGAAAATGGCCAATGCTAATATTACATTTAAGTTTTATATAGTGTGTGTGTTGTCTGATTCTTGGTGCTCAACATAACTTGCAACGACGATAGCTATATCATAACAACTAATTAGTATCTCGTGTAGGAAACCTGGgtacatgaaaatatattatatttcccATGGGTCTTGTCTGGGGAGCTCTTCCAGACTTTATTATTTAACATTAACTTAAGGTATTTCTACTTGAAAAATGATAACCTAGTCAAAAGTCCAGTTGCTTCCATTCATGACTGTTGACTTGTCTGATTTGTATTTGTAGGTACGGTTTCATTATCTTGTGTTGAGCATACCTGTGGCAGAATGACAAAAAGTAGCACAATTTCAGACAATAAACGTAAAGACGGTGTTTTcaatcaacttttttgttattgttgcAGAAAAACTTGTTAAATAATAAGTAATTAACATGCGTGtaattaatgattaaaaaaagaaaaaaagaaaatatatgaaaaatt encodes:
- the LOC139492109 gene encoding uncharacterized protein, yielding MAIKERGQYKVCINSSVDKICQAVYCHEYAHRTHPTVEHPVKESFAFRYDPNMHLMLASQRHKCFIYTMNGQESTEVHTPHGLHELEKTIITIIDDTSRTFSTMSHDAVMAASKTFAHLCNRNGTTTFKLN